Sequence from the Desulfovibrio intestinalis genome:
AGCCCAGCTGACGAAAGAAAATGAAAGAATTTTTTGCAGCAGGCGGGCCAGCAGGGCCACCGCAATAAGTACGCCCAGAAAAACCAGAACATAAGCCGCAATGGTACGCCAGCCCGGGTCAGTAATAAAGGCCAGGTGGGGCGAAAGCATGTCGTGATAGTTGTGGGCCACCCAAAAGCCGCCCAAAAGGGACACTATGCCCGCTACCTCGCCCACAAAGCCGTTTATGTAGCCCCGCCCGGCAAAGAATGCCAGCGTCAGAACGACAATAAGGTCAAAAATATCCTGGCCCATGCTCTCTCCCTGAAACGTGTCCTTTGCCGCGTCAGTCACGGCGTCCCCCCGCAGACGGCAGCGCAAGGCAGCATAGCAAATGCATGGGCGCTGCACAATGTGTCCGGCAGAGGCGTGCATCTGCAGAAAATATTGGTAATATGAATAGTTGCTGAAAGTGTTACGGTTCTGCGCAATGAGAAAATCTGTTTCCCATTGCATTCCTGTTTTGACATGAACAGCACAGCGGCTACATTATAAGAGTGCGCGAAGAATACGCGAAGGATGTGTGATTGTGCGATGGGCTCAGCCCGTGTGTGCAAGGCGTAGACGGGACGGATCACAGCTAGGGGGGAGAACGGGCATGAATCTAAACGAGGGCCGGGGTCCGGTAGCCGGGGTGGTGCTTGCGGGTGGGCTTTCCAGCCGTATGGGCAAGGACAAGGCCCTGCTGCGCTTGCTGCCACTGACAACCGCAGCGGCGGCAGAACCTCTTGAAGAAAGCGCCGATGGCAGCATGCTGGCCCGTGCCCATTCTCTGTTGCTTTCCCTTTTGCCCGTCTGTTTTGTTTCCTGCCGCGTGGATGCTCCACGTCAGGGGTATGAGTGTGTTTTTGACGCCGTGCAGGGGGTTGGCCCCACGGCGGGGTTGCATGCGGCTTTGTGCCGGGCTGAAGAACTCGGCTATGCGGCCGTTCTGGCGCTTTCCTGCGATCTGCCATTTATGGACACGTCCACCTTGCGCAGGCTGCTTGCGGCCAGAAGCCAGGCTCCGGTCACGAGTCTGGTGACAGCGTATCGTGAGCGGCTTACAGGCCGTGTGCAGGCCCTGACCGCGATTTACGAGGTAGCCGCCCTGCCGTATTTTTCAGACGCTCTGGCGCAGGGGCAACGGAGGCTCGCCAGTGTCGTGCCGCGGGAATTTCAGAGTTTTTTGGACTACGAACCCGAAGAGTCTGGTCCTTTTTTCAACTGTAATACTCCTGAAGATCTGGCCTCGGCTCAAGCCATGCTGGAACATAAAATACACGGTTTTTAGAAAAAGAGTGATTTTCGTAGCAATGGCTGGCTGTTAAGCCAGAAAATTGTTTTGCGCCGTAAATAGCGGGCCAGGCGAAAAGCCTTGGCATCTGCCCTCGAGGGGATATCCGGCCATGTTGGATAAATGTAGTTCACAGGTAGCAATAAAGAGCAAATTGACTTAAATAAGTGTGAAACACAGCCCCCATCTGTCTGAATAAGGGCAGCATTATCTGGAGAAGAGCATGAATATTGGCTCCTATACTTTTGATGAATTTCGCCAGTTGGCGGAGAATTTTCACGGCTATGCGGCTCCCGGCCTGCTTGTGGGCGGGTATATGGTGGAGCTGGCCAAAAAACATCTGCCCGAAGGCACGCTTTTCGAAGCCGTGGTGGAATCAGGCAAGTGCCTGCCTGACGCGGTGCAACTTTTGACGTTGTGCAGCATTGGCAACGGGTGGATGAAGATACACAATCTGGGCCGTTATGCCGTGTCTCTCTTCGACAAATATACCGGTGAAGGCGTGCGCGTGAGCATTGACCCGGTGAAGATGGCCGCCTACCCGGAAATAGAAGGGTGGTTTTTTAAGAAAAAACCCAAAAAAGATCAGGATGTGCCGCGGCTTGAGGCCGAAATAGAGCAGGCTGGCGACACCATATGCAAGGTTGAACCAATAACGGTGAAGCACCGTTTCATCGGGCACAAGCACATGACGCGCATTGTCTGCTGTCCTGTGTGCGGTGAGGCCTATCCGGTTGAAGATGGTCCCGTATGCCGTGGCTGCCAGGGCGAAGCTCCCTATGTGGTAGCCCGGCGCGAAATCAGGGCAACTGAACGTCATGAAGCCGCTACGGGTGTGCGCGTCGTGCCAGTGGAAGAAGCTGTGGGAAAAACCGTGGCGCACGACATGACCCGCATAGAGCCTGGGCAGTTCAAAGGGCCGGAATTCAAGGCCGGGCAGCGTATCAGCGTGGGCGATATCTGCCGTCTGCAACAGATGGGGCGTTTTCATGTGGCTGTCACTGACAGCCCTGCCGAAGATGGGG
This genomic interval carries:
- a CDS encoding CvpA family protein; the protein is MTDAAKDTFQGESMGQDIFDLIVVLTLAFFAGRGYINGFVGEVAGIVSLLGGFWVAHNYHDMLSPHLAFITDPGWRTIAAYVLVFLGVLIAVALLARLLQKILSFSFVSWADRMAGAALGLAKGALLWSLGMIVLQKFFSHAAFMQHSRVLPYFTALTAQVRGWLPPDLVSRLGL
- the mobA gene encoding molybdenum cofactor guanylyltransferase, whose protein sequence is MNLNEGRGPVAGVVLAGGLSSRMGKDKALLRLLPLTTAAAAEPLEESADGSMLARAHSLLLSLLPVCFVSCRVDAPRQGYECVFDAVQGVGPTAGLHAALCRAEELGYAAVLALSCDLPFMDTSTLRRLLAARSQAPVTSLVTAYRERLTGRVQALTAIYEVAALPYFSDALAQGQRRLASVVPREFQSFLDYEPEESGPFFNCNTPEDLASAQAMLEHKIHGF